The following coding sequences lie in one Thalassoglobus polymorphus genomic window:
- a CDS encoding alpha/beta hydrolase-fold protein — protein MWQSIEIGGKEAEAFLPENRTSDHAIIYLHAHGEERLSEKDEFTSLFERYGYPVICPRGKKGWWMDVVCEEFDPVITPMEYVRKDVVDWIEKELQISAPNLALLGISMGGQGALNISYRYALTFPIVAAISSAVDFHKAYGQGYPLDQMFPSAELARQQSAVLHIHPLNWPKFHFFACDPMDPTWFEGNEILASKLSSSGIMYECDLKTSHGGHNWRYFTAMAEKSMEFIDHAFKEMS, from the coding sequence ATGTGGCAGTCGATTGAAATTGGTGGCAAGGAAGCGGAAGCGTTCTTGCCCGAGAACCGAACTTCGGACCATGCTATTATCTATTTGCATGCACATGGTGAAGAACGCCTCTCAGAAAAAGATGAGTTCACGAGCCTGTTCGAGCGATATGGATACCCGGTCATTTGTCCGCGAGGGAAAAAAGGCTGGTGGATGGATGTTGTGTGCGAAGAGTTTGATCCAGTAATCACTCCGATGGAGTACGTTCGCAAAGACGTCGTTGACTGGATCGAGAAGGAACTCCAAATTTCAGCTCCCAATCTGGCACTGCTCGGCATCAGCATGGGGGGACAAGGAGCACTCAACATCTCTTACCGATATGCGTTGACGTTCCCGATCGTCGCTGCGATTTCTTCGGCAGTCGATTTCCACAAAGCTTACGGGCAGGGCTACCCGCTCGATCAAATGTTCCCAAGCGCAGAACTGGCGAGGCAACAGTCAGCTGTGTTGCATATCCATCCACTTAACTGGCCGAAGTTTCACTTCTTCGCCTGTGACCCGATGGACCCGACCTGGTTCGAAGGCAACGAAATCCTCGCCAGCAAGTTATCGTCATCGGGAATCATGTACGAATGTGACCTGAAGACATCTCATGGCGGTCACAACTGGCGTTACTTCACTGCCATGGCAGAAAAATCAATGGAATTTATCGACCACGCCTTCAAAGAAATGTCGTAA
- a CDS encoding FG-GAP repeat domain-containing protein, translating to MLRLLLFLAVLSFFPFAARAEHPLKFEVKLLAVDANEGCDVADFDGDGKLDVCAGRFWFRNGDWVARPVRAFDDVNGYVHSNGDFVYDVNQDGHPDIVAGGFFQTTVHWYENPGPDALNNGFMWKEHLLVDTGLSQNEASFMHDFNGDGVPEWISNSWNKKNPLVIWSFDSKTEEVAVKQGNKTTTKTVTVPVLKRNLIHEGGEAQGQGHGFGFGDINNDGREDILTGTGWHERPEGDPLTESWVYHADWDAHWSDPVLVRDMNKDGKNDIIWGNPHDFGLFIWYADGEDADGKLKFREEVVDKDFSQLHCILFADLDGDGVEELITGKRVRAHNGRDPGGTQDPIVCYYTIDEAGKFTKHIIESGSVGIGLQIRTADIDGDGDLDIVVAGKDGTQILFNQLK from the coding sequence ATGTTGCGTCTTCTCTTGTTTCTCGCTGTTCTCTCCTTCTTCCCTTTCGCAGCAAGGGCTGAGCACCCGCTCAAGTTTGAAGTCAAATTGCTTGCGGTCGATGCCAACGAAGGTTGCGACGTCGCCGATTTCGATGGGGACGGCAAACTCGATGTCTGTGCGGGGCGGTTTTGGTTCCGGAATGGAGACTGGGTCGCTCGACCTGTGCGAGCGTTTGATGACGTGAATGGATACGTCCACTCGAATGGGGATTTCGTTTACGACGTCAATCAGGATGGGCATCCCGACATCGTCGCTGGCGGGTTCTTCCAAACAACGGTTCACTGGTATGAAAATCCTGGTCCAGACGCATTGAACAACGGGTTTATGTGGAAGGAGCATCTTCTCGTAGATACCGGTCTCAGCCAGAACGAGGCGAGCTTCATGCACGACTTCAATGGTGACGGAGTCCCTGAATGGATCTCGAATTCATGGAACAAAAAGAACCCATTAGTCATCTGGTCATTTGATTCCAAGACAGAAGAAGTTGCTGTGAAGCAAGGCAACAAGACCACCACGAAAACTGTCACAGTGCCAGTGCTCAAGCGGAATTTGATTCACGAAGGAGGAGAGGCACAAGGTCAAGGACACGGATTCGGTTTTGGCGATATCAACAACGATGGGCGTGAAGACATTTTGACAGGAACGGGCTGGCATGAACGTCCCGAAGGTGACCCTCTCACTGAGTCTTGGGTCTATCATGCTGATTGGGATGCTCATTGGAGCGATCCCGTCCTCGTTCGAGACATGAACAAGGATGGCAAGAACGACATTATTTGGGGGAACCCTCACGATTTTGGTTTGTTCATCTGGTACGCAGATGGAGAAGATGCCGACGGCAAATTGAAATTCCGAGAAGAAGTGGTCGACAAAGATTTTTCACAGTTGCACTGCATCCTTTTTGCTGATCTCGATGGAGATGGTGTGGAAGAACTGATCACCGGAAAACGTGTCCGAGCCCACAATGGAAGAGACCCAGGGGGGACGCAAGACCCTATCGTTTGTTACTACACCATTGATGAAGCTGGGAAGTTTACCAAGCACATCATCGAAAGCGGGAGCGTTGGAATTGGCCTGCAAATTCGGACGGCAGATATCGATGGCGATGGTGATCTGGATATCGTGGTGGCAGGGAAGGATGGAACACAAATCCTGTTCAACCAACTGAAGTAA
- a CDS encoding glutamine synthetase beta-grasp domain-containing protein has translation MSSSKAKLEYIWLDGYKPTQSLRSKTKIVSNFSGKLEDCPIWSFDGSSTEQAEGGSSDCLLRPVAIYPDSARKNGWLVMTEVLNADGTPHESNGRATIVDNDEDFWFGFEQEYTIWDISINRPIGFPAEGYPGPQGPYYCSVGSTNAIGRDLVEEHLDECLDAGLNVEGINGEVMMGQWEFQIFAKGAAEAGDQIWVARYLLERCGEKYGYKINWHCKPMKGDWNGSGMHANFSNTLLREAGDKAIYDKICQAFEPTVQDHIAVYGADNDQRLTGFHETQRIDQFSYGISDRSASIRIPIATVESGWKGWLEDRRPASNADPYKVAAVIIDTVKKACATL, from the coding sequence ATGAGCAGCTCAAAAGCAAAACTGGAATACATCTGGCTTGATGGTTATAAGCCAACGCAAAGCCTGCGAAGCAAGACGAAAATCGTATCAAATTTCAGCGGAAAGCTTGAAGATTGTCCGATCTGGAGCTTCGACGGTTCCTCTACTGAACAGGCAGAAGGAGGATCTTCAGACTGCCTCCTCAGACCAGTGGCAATCTACCCAGACTCCGCTCGCAAGAACGGCTGGTTGGTCATGACGGAAGTTCTCAACGCCGATGGAACTCCTCACGAATCGAATGGTCGAGCCACGATTGTCGACAACGATGAAGATTTCTGGTTTGGATTCGAACAGGAATACACGATTTGGGACATCAGTATTAACCGTCCCATCGGTTTCCCAGCTGAAGGATATCCGGGACCACAGGGGCCTTATTACTGTTCAGTTGGCTCCACGAACGCCATCGGTCGCGACCTCGTCGAAGAACACCTCGATGAGTGCCTTGATGCAGGCCTCAACGTTGAGGGAATTAACGGCGAAGTGATGATGGGACAATGGGAGTTCCAAATTTTCGCGAAAGGGGCTGCAGAAGCTGGCGACCAAATTTGGGTTGCTCGTTACCTCCTCGAACGTTGTGGCGAAAAATACGGCTACAAAATCAACTGGCACTGTAAGCCAATGAAAGGAGACTGGAACGGTTCAGGGATGCACGCGAACTTTTCCAACACGCTCCTCCGAGAAGCAGGTGACAAAGCGATTTACGACAAAATCTGTCAGGCTTTCGAACCAACTGTCCAAGATCACATCGCTGTGTACGGAGCCGACAACGACCAACGCTTAACCGGTTTCCACGAAACCCAGCGTATCGACCAATTCAGCTACGGTATCTCAGACCGTAGTGCATCGATCCGCATTCCTATCGCGACTGTTGAATCGGGTTGGAAAGGCTGGCTCGAAGATCGTCGTCCTGCTTCAAACGCCGACCCTTACAAAGTGGCAGCTGTCATCATCGACACAGTCAAAAAAGCCTGTGCAACATTATAG
- a CDS encoding YifB family Mg chelatase-like AAA ATPase, whose protein sequence is MLAKLLTYSIFGIDARPVEVEVDISPASMPKTILVGLAEAAVKESTHRIERALVNSGYTRPVDRIVINLSPADFPKEASSFDLPIALGVLAASGQLETSLFSEYSAVGELALDGVVRKVRGALSMALQARANGKKGLIVPVENSREAAVVDGIDVIPVGSLAEAVGFYTGVLPIDPVPFSWDDAVEEHGTYPFDYSDVKGQEMAKRAVTVAAAGRHHLLMIGSPGTGKTLLAQRLGTILPPLSAEESLETTRIYSAVGRLEEGESLLLQRPFRSPHHTISQAGLVGGGSIPTPGEISLAHHGILFLDELPEFNRNTLEVMRQPLEESRVTISRAVGSVTFPASLMLVSAMNPCPCGYRGDPKRQCHCSPMQIERYLSKISGPLLDRIDIHIEVPPVPFRELSARTEGTRSETMREQVIVAREAQRERFGKDGSLVNGTMAPQQIRKYCKLSKEAESLLKAAMEEMGLSARAHDKILRVSRTIADLDQAEFIDVPHLTEAINYRTLDRSSWTQ, encoded by the coding sequence ATGCTGGCGAAATTATTGACTTACTCGATCTTTGGGATCGATGCGAGACCGGTCGAAGTCGAAGTTGATATCTCACCGGCATCAATGCCGAAAACAATTCTCGTTGGTCTGGCTGAGGCAGCTGTCAAGGAGAGCACACATCGTATCGAACGAGCATTAGTCAACAGCGGATACACTCGCCCGGTTGACCGAATTGTCATCAACCTTTCGCCGGCTGACTTCCCCAAAGAGGCGTCATCATTTGACCTTCCAATAGCTCTGGGAGTCCTCGCTGCCAGCGGTCAACTGGAAACTTCTCTGTTCTCCGAATACAGCGCAGTTGGGGAACTGGCACTTGATGGAGTTGTCCGCAAAGTTCGCGGTGCGCTCTCAATGGCGCTCCAGGCTCGTGCCAACGGAAAGAAGGGACTCATCGTCCCGGTTGAAAACTCTCGCGAAGCAGCTGTCGTCGATGGCATCGACGTTATTCCAGTCGGATCATTGGCGGAAGCGGTCGGGTTTTACACTGGAGTGCTCCCCATCGATCCGGTTCCGTTCAGCTGGGACGATGCTGTGGAAGAACATGGGACGTATCCTTTTGACTATTCGGATGTCAAAGGACAGGAGATGGCGAAACGAGCTGTCACCGTCGCAGCTGCTGGTCGGCATCACCTGCTAATGATTGGTTCCCCGGGAACAGGGAAGACATTACTTGCGCAAAGATTAGGAACCATCTTGCCCCCGCTTTCCGCTGAGGAATCATTAGAAACAACACGCATATACAGTGCCGTTGGTCGCTTGGAAGAAGGTGAGTCACTACTCCTGCAACGCCCCTTTCGATCACCTCACCACACGATTTCACAAGCGGGACTGGTCGGTGGCGGAAGCATCCCGACTCCGGGTGAGATTAGCCTGGCACATCACGGCATCTTGTTTTTAGACGAGTTGCCTGAATTCAATCGAAACACTCTCGAAGTGATGCGGCAACCACTCGAAGAAAGCCGCGTCACCATTTCGCGAGCTGTTGGATCAGTGACCTTTCCAGCCAGCTTGATGCTGGTCTCCGCAATGAATCCCTGCCCTTGCGGGTATCGTGGAGATCCCAAACGGCAATGTCACTGCTCGCCAATGCAGATCGAAAGGTATCTGTCGAAGATCAGCGGGCCTCTACTCGACCGCATCGACATTCACATCGAGGTTCCACCGGTTCCGTTCCGAGAACTCTCTGCACGAACTGAAGGGACTCGTAGCGAAACCATGCGAGAACAAGTCATTGTCGCCAGAGAAGCACAACGGGAGCGATTCGGAAAAGATGGTTCGCTGGTCAACGGAACGATGGCTCCTCAGCAAATTCGAAAGTATTGCAAGCTGAGCAAAGAGGCGGAATCATTACTCAAAGCTGCCATGGAAGAAATGGGACTGTCCGCCCGTGCACACGATAAAATCCTTCGCGTCAGTCGCACAATCGCAGACCTCGACCAAGCTGAATTCATCGACGTTCCGCACCTCACCGAAGCAATCAATTATCGGACACTCGACCGGAGTTCCTGGACGCAATAG
- a CDS encoding PDZ domain-containing protein: MKTYSFCTLFILTTTAALSTRAMSEVQVVSPNVAPETNEAGVDEAVPVQDERVVTDQTDLKTRNRIIITGPDGKKYSFDSEDAIRAPVIVKDLVKPYLVPESELDPNDLYFIGITVKKIPDGYHELLGVRDQQGLLVTAVIDDGPAAIGGLQKFDLLMQVNDQPVLSLPHLQSEVRKSEGEAITLTIRRKQEILDVQVAPILWEDLDDNARHILDARRHRIPESLSPLFADHDHLYDDSNLLVDDTSLEVTQLRDELNQLRGEVEARQELILKKIEQLQAESLRNQNREVEPIPAPVIE, encoded by the coding sequence ATGAAAACTTACTCATTTTGCACTCTCTTTATTTTGACAACGACAGCTGCTCTTTCAACTCGAGCGATGAGTGAGGTTCAGGTTGTCTCGCCAAATGTCGCGCCGGAAACCAATGAGGCTGGTGTTGACGAAGCTGTTCCGGTACAGGATGAAAGGGTTGTGACCGATCAGACTGATCTAAAAACGCGCAATCGAATCATCATCACTGGGCCGGATGGAAAGAAGTACTCCTTTGATTCAGAAGATGCGATTCGGGCTCCTGTGATTGTTAAGGATTTGGTGAAGCCGTATCTCGTTCCAGAATCCGAGCTTGATCCGAACGACCTTTATTTCATTGGCATAACAGTCAAGAAAATTCCGGATGGATACCATGAACTCTTAGGTGTTCGCGATCAACAGGGACTTCTCGTGACGGCAGTGATCGACGACGGACCAGCAGCCATTGGGGGACTTCAAAAGTTTGATCTTTTAATGCAGGTTAACGACCAACCGGTATTATCCTTGCCACATTTGCAAAGCGAAGTTCGCAAAAGTGAAGGTGAGGCAATCACATTGACGATCCGCAGGAAGCAGGAAATTCTTGACGTTCAAGTCGCTCCGATTCTCTGGGAGGATCTCGACGATAACGCTCGCCACATTCTCGATGCACGTCGGCACCGAATCCCGGAGAGTCTCAGCCCGCTCTTTGCGGATCATGATCACTTGTATGATGACTCGAATCTGCTCGTCGACGATACTTCTCTGGAAGTCACGCAACTTCGAGATGAACTCAATCAACTTCGTGGCGAAGTTGAAGCACGCCAGGAACTCATCCTTAAAAAGATAGAACAACTGCAAGCGGAAAGTCTCAGGAATCAAAATCGAGAGGTCGAGCCAATCCCAGCCCCGGTTATTGAATGA
- a CDS encoding phosphatase PAP2 family protein, whose protein sequence is MDFLVRTYQWIVRDELLTFSLVLVILLGGWIFVSIADEVVEGESHELDKRILLSLRDAENRSDPIGPTWFEEMARDITALGSVVALMIFTATTAGHLYFTKQPWIAVFVVIAVLSGTAMSSALKLGFNRPRPDLVPHETRIYTKSFPSGHSAMSSIAYLTLGAVMARAERRRRAKVFLLAVPVFLLLIVGMSRVYLGVHWPTDVLAGWAFGVSWAAASWLIFELLQRRFHLNIQSESSSS, encoded by the coding sequence ATGGATTTTCTTGTTCGAACTTATCAGTGGATTGTGCGCGATGAACTGCTCACCTTCTCATTGGTGCTAGTGATCCTGTTGGGTGGATGGATTTTTGTATCCATCGCAGATGAAGTCGTCGAAGGTGAAAGCCATGAACTCGACAAACGGATATTGTTGAGTTTGAGAGATGCGGAGAATCGAAGTGATCCGATAGGTCCGACCTGGTTTGAAGAAATGGCCCGCGACATCACCGCACTCGGCAGCGTTGTTGCACTGATGATTTTCACTGCGACAACAGCGGGGCATCTGTATTTCACCAAACAGCCGTGGATAGCAGTTTTCGTGGTGATCGCCGTCCTGAGTGGAACAGCGATGAGCTCTGCCTTGAAACTCGGCTTCAATCGACCTCGCCCAGATCTCGTGCCGCATGAAACTCGTATCTACACAAAGAGTTTTCCCAGCGGTCACTCTGCGATGTCATCGATCGCTTACTTAACACTGGGAGCAGTCATGGCCCGCGCTGAACGCAGACGGAGAGCAAAAGTGTTTCTGCTGGCTGTGCCGGTGTTCCTGCTGCTTATCGTTGGAATGAGCCGCGTCTATCTGGGAGTGCACTGGCCGACCGATGTCTTGGCAGGTTGGGCTTTTGGTGTATCGTGGGCGGCTGCATCGTGGTTAATTTTCGAACTCCTGCAACGTCGCTTTCATCTCAACATTCAATCAGAATCTTCATCGTCTTAA
- a CDS encoding zinc ribbon domain-containing protein YjdM yields the protein MTTLPPCPECQSVYTYEDRNLLVCPECAHEWTREEMEASEEVRVWKDANGNELNNGDAVLVIKDLKVRGASSVLKAGTKVKNIRLIEGDHDIDCKIDGFGSMQLKSEFVKKA from the coding sequence ATGACGACGTTGCCCCCCTGCCCCGAATGCCAATCGGTTTATACCTACGAAGACCGCAACCTTCTTGTTTGTCCCGAATGTGCACACGAATGGACTCGCGAAGAAATGGAGGCATCGGAGGAGGTTCGTGTGTGGAAAGATGCGAACGGGAACGAATTGAATAACGGCGACGCAGTATTGGTGATCAAAGACCTCAAGGTCCGAGGAGCGTCATCTGTGCTGAAGGCAGGGACAAAGGTCAAAAACATACGTTTGATCGAAGGGGACCACGATATCGATTGCAAGATTGATGGATTCGGTTCGATGCAACTGAAGTCTGAATTCGTCAAAAAAGCCTGA
- a CDS encoding ZIP family metal transporter: MDPITQLILLTAIAGAAIPVGGLIASIEHIQPQWLEDEFRHTVMAFGGGALISAVALALIPDGTSMITTWEVIVAFALGGLFFWGLQVLLDRSQSSASQLTAMLSDFIPEVIALGAVIASGKKGAVLLALIIALQNVPEGFNSYREFQRNGIPKKRILLWFTIAAMLGPLLGVFGYQIIAEQTRILGWMQVFAAAGILYLVFEDIAPQVTLKNSRFPSLGALLGFLLGLIGKLLES; the protein is encoded by the coding sequence ATGGATCCAATTACACAGCTCATTTTACTGACTGCCATCGCTGGGGCCGCCATTCCAGTGGGGGGGCTCATTGCCTCTATCGAACATATCCAACCGCAGTGGTTGGAGGATGAATTCCGGCACACCGTTATGGCGTTCGGTGGAGGAGCATTGATTTCTGCAGTCGCGTTGGCGCTGATCCCCGATGGAACCTCAATGATCACCACCTGGGAGGTGATTGTGGCCTTTGCATTGGGAGGACTGTTTTTTTGGGGGCTGCAAGTGTTGCTCGACCGCAGTCAATCCTCCGCATCGCAACTCACTGCAATGTTGTCCGACTTCATTCCTGAAGTTATCGCACTCGGAGCTGTCATCGCGAGCGGGAAAAAAGGTGCCGTGTTATTAGCGTTGATTATTGCATTACAAAATGTCCCTGAAGGATTCAATTCTTACCGAGAATTCCAAAGGAACGGGATTCCGAAGAAGAGAATCTTGCTTTGGTTTACCATCGCTGCAATGCTCGGTCCGTTGTTGGGCGTGTTCGGATATCAGATCATCGCTGAGCAGACAAGAATCCTGGGATGGATGCAAGTCTTCGCAGCTGCTGGCATCCTCTACCTTGTTTTTGAGGACATCGCGCCACAGGTCACGCTGAAGAACAGTCGCTTTCCGTCACTTGGCGCTCTGCTCGGTTTCTTACTCGGATTGATCGGGAAGTTGCTCGAAAGTTAA
- a CDS encoding antibiotic biosynthesis monooxygenase, which yields MMNLKDQNNQVSQAAIFATAFPVPGQEHQWEQALGDLIRTSSTFPGHQGSMVLQPESPDQLFYRVITKFDTHENMRRWYESAEREEKVAQLKPFEQQPAEVQHLTGFETWFIPPAGSNATAQAPPKYKMFVVVWIAVYLAVLPMISILKPLTDGIPQLLASALLAATSVAMMTWIVLPLLMKLFQGWLYPKS from the coding sequence ATGATGAACCTTAAAGACCAAAACAATCAAGTTTCCCAAGCAGCCATCTTTGCAACTGCCTTTCCAGTCCCGGGGCAGGAACACCAATGGGAACAGGCGCTCGGAGATCTGATTCGAACTTCATCGACCTTTCCCGGTCATCAAGGCTCGATGGTTCTGCAACCTGAATCTCCAGATCAGCTTTTTTATCGCGTGATCACCAAGTTCGACACTCATGAAAACATGCGTCGCTGGTACGAATCTGCTGAACGAGAAGAAAAGGTTGCGCAGCTCAAACCATTCGAGCAACAGCCCGCAGAGGTTCAACATCTGACCGGTTTTGAGACATGGTTCATTCCTCCAGCTGGCTCAAACGCAACAGCTCAAGCGCCTCCGAAATATAAAATGTTTGTCGTAGTCTGGATTGCAGTCTACCTGGCTGTTCTGCCAATGATCTCTATCCTGAAACCCTTGACGGACGGGATTCCACAATTATTAGCAAGTGCACTCTTAGCTGCCACCAGTGTCGCAATGATGACATGGATCGTCCTGCCGCTTCTGATGAAGCTGTTCCAAGGCTGGTTGTACCCAAAATCCTAA
- the hxpB gene encoding hexitol phosphatase HxpB yields MIKAVVFDMDGLMIDSQPYWHEAQVEFFSQLGTPIAEQDMVDTTGMRIDQIVKIYFAELPWEEDRYQEACDQMLDYVLESIRKHKPAMPGLNHAIETCRQEGVQLAIASSSPMSLIDATIEVLELDGIFSVKSSGADLRYGKPHPEVYLNACDDLNIEPQHCLAIEDSFVGLLSAKSAQMKTIVVPEPSFAKEKHFAIADFQLASLNDLTPDMVQSL; encoded by the coding sequence ATGATTAAAGCGGTTGTATTTGACATGGACGGCTTGATGATCGACTCCCAACCCTACTGGCACGAGGCTCAGGTTGAATTCTTTTCACAGCTTGGGACTCCCATAGCGGAGCAAGACATGGTTGATACGACAGGGATGCGTATCGACCAGATTGTCAAAATCTACTTTGCTGAATTGCCGTGGGAGGAGGACCGCTATCAGGAAGCGTGCGATCAGATGCTCGACTACGTGCTGGAGTCCATCCGCAAGCACAAGCCAGCAATGCCGGGATTGAACCATGCCATCGAAACCTGTCGTCAAGAAGGGGTGCAATTGGCAATCGCGTCCTCTTCCCCGATGAGCCTCATCGATGCGACCATTGAGGTTCTGGAACTCGATGGCATTTTTTCAGTGAAATCATCCGGTGCAGATTTACGCTACGGAAAGCCACACCCTGAAGTCTACCTGAACGCCTGTGACGATTTAAATATCGAGCCACAACACTGCCTGGCTATCGAAGATTCGTTCGTCGGATTGCTCTCAGCAAAATCTGCACAAATGAAAACAATCGTTGTCCCTGAACCTTCGTTCGCCAAAGAGAAACATTTTGCCATCGCTGATTTCCAACTTGCATCGCTCAATGACCTCACCCCCGACATGGTGCAATCCCTGTAA
- a CDS encoding cation:proton antiporter gives MDLWPILRDIVVLLGACLLVGGLFSRFRQSPIMGYLLAGMLLGGPGSIQLVGSEQPIEAIAELGVALLLFSLGLEFSIERLKKLGAKPLLGGAAQVVLTILLAFAGASLIGLSVKPALAFGAMVSLSSTAVVLRILMERGEMEMPHGRNSLGVLLTQDMAVVPLALMMTVLGGEGSVGEIASNVGRLLVMASGLVIGLYLLTKVAVLALGTLTLHRNRELTVLFAVVTGLGAAWASHSIGISPALGAFVAGMLLGSSAFATQIRADISPLQVVLLTLFFGAAGMVADPIWILTNWYIVGSVVIALTIGKLLVIWATFLAFGQSTRVAVATGLCLAQIGEFAFVLGSIGRSSGVVTEATYALVVSIAIVSFFLSAFLVPAAPRIGNWIAGLVQSQQLAPESEAELQEPPDVAIIGFGPAGQIAARPLIDKGLRVVVIELNRNGIRKAKQLGFHGEIGDATQSEVLEHARLHECKAVVITVPHHKSAITILEHVRKNAPNTHVIVRSRYEIHTGSFVTAGAHAVAGDEEQVGESLANHLVGWLDSTDSSEA, from the coding sequence TTGGATCTTTGGCCCATTCTCCGTGACATCGTTGTTTTGCTGGGCGCATGCTTACTGGTCGGCGGTCTTTTTTCGCGATTTCGCCAGAGCCCGATTATGGGTTACTTGCTGGCTGGAATGCTTCTCGGCGGTCCTGGAAGTATTCAGCTGGTTGGTTCCGAGCAACCGATTGAGGCGATCGCGGAGCTGGGCGTTGCTCTGTTGCTGTTTAGCCTTGGTCTTGAATTTTCTATCGAGCGACTGAAAAAACTTGGTGCAAAGCCACTTCTGGGGGGTGCAGCACAAGTGGTGTTGACGATTCTCCTTGCCTTTGCAGGAGCAAGTCTCATCGGGCTTTCCGTGAAGCCAGCACTTGCATTCGGAGCCATGGTTTCCCTGAGCAGTACTGCAGTCGTATTGAGGATTCTGATGGAACGCGGCGAAATGGAGATGCCGCACGGTCGCAACAGCCTTGGCGTGTTGCTCACACAAGACATGGCCGTAGTCCCTCTGGCCTTGATGATGACTGTTCTGGGCGGCGAGGGGAGTGTGGGTGAGATCGCGTCCAACGTGGGAAGACTGTTAGTCATGGCGAGCGGGTTAGTCATTGGGCTTTACCTACTCACCAAAGTCGCTGTCCTGGCACTCGGAACGTTGACTCTTCACCGGAATCGAGAACTCACAGTCCTCTTCGCAGTTGTGACAGGATTAGGTGCTGCCTGGGCGTCGCACTCGATTGGAATCTCACCAGCTTTGGGAGCCTTTGTTGCGGGAATGTTACTCGGAAGCTCAGCCTTTGCGACACAAATCCGTGCAGACATCTCCCCCCTGCAGGTTGTGCTGTTGACACTCTTCTTCGGTGCAGCCGGTATGGTGGCTGATCCAATCTGGATTTTGACAAACTGGTACATTGTAGGCTCGGTCGTCATCGCGCTAACAATCGGAAAGCTACTCGTCATTTGGGCGACCTTCCTCGCATTCGGTCAATCGACCCGGGTCGCAGTGGCAACCGGTCTCTGCCTTGCTCAAATTGGTGAATTCGCGTTCGTCCTCGGGTCAATTGGGAGATCCAGTGGGGTGGTGACCGAAGCGACGTACGCTCTGGTTGTTTCCATTGCCATTGTTTCATTTTTCCTGAGTGCGTTCCTGGTTCCCGCAGCTCCACGAATTGGCAATTGGATTGCAGGGTTGGTTCAGTCTCAACAACTCGCTCCCGAAAGTGAAGCGGAACTGCAAGAACCTCCTGACGTCGCCATTATCGGTTTTGGGCCTGCGGGTCAAATTGCAGCTCGCCCGCTGATTGACAAAGGGTTGCGAGTCGTAGTGATTGAGCTCAACCGAAACGGCATCCGCAAGGCGAAGCAACTTGGATTCCATGGAGAGATTGGAGACGCCACGCAAAGCGAAGTGCTAGAACATGCCCGTCTACACGAATGCAAAGCGGTCGTCATCACCGTCCCACATCACAAGTCAGCGATCACGATTCTTGAACACGTCCGAAAGAACGCTCCGAACACCCACGTGATTGTCCGCTCTCGCTACGAAATCCACACCGGAAGCTTCGTCACAGCTGGAGCACATGCTGTCGCGGGGGACGAAGAGCAGGTTGGTGAAAGCCTCGCCAACCATCTGGTCGGTTGGTTGGACTCAACGGATTCATCTGAGGCCTGA
- a CDS encoding YciI family protein: MKYMLLIYGAEDCWTDDERNECMVESMRICDKLKEEGKLIDSSPLFPVAAATSVRVRDGQRFITDGPFAETTEQLGGYYLLDVDDLDAAIAIAARIPPAKKGTVEIRPLFPLPEIED, from the coding sequence ATGAAATACATGCTGCTAATTTACGGAGCCGAAGACTGTTGGACCGACGATGAACGCAATGAGTGCATGGTCGAGTCGATGAGGATTTGTGATAAACTCAAAGAGGAAGGCAAGCTGATTGATTCCTCTCCGCTATTCCCCGTGGCAGCTGCGACAAGCGTTCGCGTTCGTGACGGTCAACGTTTCATCACTGATGGACCATTTGCGGAAACAACCGAACAACTTGGCGGTTACTACCTCCTCGACGTTGATGACTTAGACGCAGCGATCGCAATCGCTGCCCGCATCCCGCCAGCAAAGAAAGGGACGGTTGAAATTCGTCCGCTGTTTCCATTACCAGAAATTGAGGATTGA